A window from Salvia miltiorrhiza cultivar Shanhuang (shh) chromosome 2, IMPLAD_Smil_shh, whole genome shotgun sequence encodes these proteins:
- the LOC131012858 gene encoding probable LRR receptor-like serine/threonine-protein kinase At3g47570, producing MEIKFHCIFAYAFLISISFQMLSCVAKQPTSLATDQTALLSLKQHIISDPSRILATNWTNSSSVCSWIGVTCSLRHQRVAALNLSNMALSGTIPPQLGHLSFLIYLNLKSNLFHGDLPQELSLLRRLKFISLRLNNFTGDIPPMFGQLPKLEYLNLRNNSFTGSIPKSLSNLTNLQFLSLSSNSLSGEIPKEFARLQSLKNLYVEFNRLSGAIPSAIFNISSLVAIDLTGNELSGSLPTDMCSKLPSLTGIHLSKNQLSGAIPTNVSQCSRLEVLSLSFNSFSGQIPSQIGYLTSLQILYLGTNNLNGILPHEIGNLQSLVAIAAEQNEIGGSIDFSIFMNMSSLQILALWRNKFTGNLTRDVGNITMLTSLELQENYLTGLIPSEIGQLYQLDSLDLDFNRLSGSIPHELFNISTLQILSVVENALSGVLPTHLCHASPFLQRLYLGGNSMSGAIPNSISNCSQLTMLSLRNNKFSGYIPTHLGNLRLLQKLELGSNNLTQAPSSSFITSLSNCRFLTRLEFGDNPLYGIIPTSVGNLSSSLREFLAFSCKFSGSIPVVIGNLSNLIILDLTINELSGNIPLTIRHLHELQGLYMFDNLLGGSIPHAVCDLFSLDTLSISRNQFSGSIPKCLGDVSSLRNIFLDSNILNSSLPPSLWGLKDLINLDLSSNSLNGCLPQEISNLGAAIYINLSMNQLSDSIPSAIGKLQNLVDLSLANNRLEGSIPVSMKSMISLVTLDLSYNNLSGSIPKSLEALQHLDYFNVSFNNLSGEIPNGGSFRNFTTDSFTGNEALCGIPRFHVRICPAISNHKSKRKKVERASFIVFGIVAFISLFSLAFIVVRYQRKDKTTKEVDEMISIVPERISYYELLQATEQFSESNLLGTGSSCSVFKGILNNGKDIAIKVFNMQLEGISRRFDVECEILRSIRHRNLTSVISSCSNEEFKALVLEYMPKGNLEKWLYSHNYCLNLMERLNIMIDVASALEYLHHGYSTPIVHSDLKPSNVLLDEDMVAHVSDFGIAKLLCDGDSFVLTNTLATLGYIAPEYGSEGLVSTRCDVYSYGVMLIETFTRKRPSDDMFCGDMSLKRWVELSLMEIVDEVMDANLVMNLEEEMIGKNMQCVSSILELALKCSADSPGDRINMKQAHAELQKIKHRFSQ from the exons ATGGAGATAAAATTTCACTGCATTTTTGCATATGCATTCCTAATTTCCATATCCTTCCAAATGCTTTCTTGTGTAGCCAAACAACCTACAAGCCTTGCAACTGATCAAACTGCCCTTCTTTCACTCAAACAACACATCATCTCCGACCCTTCTCGCATACTTGCAACGAATTGGACCAACTCGAGCTCCGTCTGCAGCTGGATTGGCGTCACTTGCAGCTTGCGCCACCAAAGAGTAGCTGCCTTGAATCTCTCCAACATGGCTCTCTCCGGCACCATTCCACCACAGCTCGGACACCTCTCCTTTCTCATCTACCTCAACCTCAAAAGCAATCTTTTTCATGGAGATTTGCCTCAAGAGCTGTCTCTCCTTCGCCGTTTGAAGTTCATATCTCTCCGACTCAACAACTTCACCGGAGACATCCCTCCGATGTTTGGTCAGTTACCAAAATTAGAGTACTTGAATTTACGCAACAACAGCTTCACAGGTTCCATCCCAAAATCACTCTCAAACCTAACAAACCTACAATTTCTTTCCTTATCTTCCAATTCtttaagtggagaaattccaaaaGAGTTTGCGAGACTTCAAAGTCTAAAAAATCTGTATGTTGAATTCAATCGTCTCTCCGGTGCTATACCATCAGCCATATTCAACATATCGAGCTTGGTGGCTATAGATTTGACAGGCAATGAATTGAGTGGAAGTCTACCAACAGACATGTGCAGTAAACTTCCATCTCTTACTGGGATTCATTTGTCTAAAAATCAGCTGAGTGGTGCGATTCCCACAAATGTATCCCAATGTTCACGACTTGAGGTTTTGAGCCTTTCTTTCAACTCTTTTAGTGGGCAGATACCTTCACAAATCGGCTACTTAACATCTCTTCAGATTTTATATCTCGGTACTAACAATTTGAACG GAATACTACCACATGAGATTGGCAATCTTCAGAGTCTGGTTGCAATTGCTGCTGAACAGAATGAGATTGGGGGCTCAATTGATTTCAGTATTTTCATGAATATGTCTTCTCTGCAAATCTTAGCACTATGGCGCAACAAATTCACGGGGAACCTTACAAGGGACGTCGGGAATATTACCATGCTAACCAGCTTGGAACTCCAAGAAAACTACTTAACAG GGCTTATTCCCTCTGAAATTGGCCAACTTTACCAACTGGACAGTTTAGATTTAGATTTTAACAGATTGAGTGGTTCGATTCCACATGagctctttaacatttcaactctTCAGATTCTTTCAGTTGTTGAAAATGCTCTGTCAGGGGTTCTTCCAACCCATTTATGCCATGCTTCTCCCTTTCTTCAAAGATTGTATCTTGGGGGAAATTCCATGAGTGGAGCAATACCCAACTCTATCTCTAACTGTTCTCAACTCACAATGCTATCACTTCGTAACAACAAATTCAGTGGTTATATACCTACTCATCTTGGCAACCTAAGACTTCTCCAAAAACTTGAACTGGGCAGCAACAATCTGACCCAGGCACCGTCTTCTTCCTTCATTACTTCGTTGTCAAATTGCAGGTTTCTAACTCGGTTGGAATTTGGTGATAATCCTCTATATGGCATCATTCCTACTTCTGTTGGGAATTTATCTTCATCACTTCGAGAATTCCTTGCCTTCAGCTGCAAATTCAGTGGCAGCATTCCTGTTGTAATAGGCAATCTAAGCAATTTGATTATATTGGATTTAACTATCAATGAGTTATCTGGTAATATTCCACTAACTATCAGACATTTGCATGAACTCCAAGGATTATATATGTTTGATAACTTGTTGGGAGGCTCCATTCCACATGCTGTCTGCGATCTATTCAGCCTCGATACTCTATCTATAAGCCGGAATCAATTTTCTGGTTCGATTCCTAAATGTTTGGGAGATGTCTCTTCTTTGAGAAATATTTTTCTAGACTCCAACATTTTGAATTCAAGCTTACCGCCAAGCTTATGGGGCCTAAAAGATTTGATCAATCTAGATCTGTCCTCGAATTCATTGAATGGGTGTTTACCTCAAGAGATAAGTAACTTAGGAGCAGCAATCTACATAAACCTATCGATGAATCAGTTGTCAGATTCTATTCCTAGCGCTATTGGGAAGTTGCAGAATTTGGTTGATTTGTCTTTGGCAAATAATAGACTAGAAGGTTCTATTCCCGTGTCTATGAAAAGCATGATCAGTTTGGTAACTCTTGACTTATCCTACAACAACCTCTCTGGTTCAATTCCAAAATCTTTAGAAGCACTTCAACACCTTGACTACTTTAATGTTTCTTTCAATAatttaagtggagaaattcctaatGGTGgttcttttagaaacttcactaCGGATTCTTTTACGGGTAATGAGGCATTGTGTGGAATCCCGAGGTTCCATGTCCGGATTTGCCCTGCAATTTCGAATCACAAATCAAAGAGGAAGAAGGTGGAACGAGCTTCATTTATTGTTTTTGGGATTGTGGCTTTTATCTCACTTTTTTCATTGGCCTTTATAGTTGTCAGATACCAAAGGAAAGATAAGACAACTAAAGAAGTTGATGAGATGATATCCATTGTGCCGGAAAGAATCTCTTATTATGAGCTGCTGCAGGCAACTGAACAATTTAGTGAAAGCAATTTACTTGGCACTGGGAGTTCTTGCTCTGTTTTTAAAGGAATTCTAAATAATGGGAAGGATATTGCTATCAAGGTGTTTAATATGCAGTTAGAAGGTATTTCAAGAAGATTTGATGTCGAATGTGAGATACTGCGTAGCATTCGACACAGAAATCTGACCAGTGTCATAAGCAGTTGCTCCAATGAAGAGTTCAAGGCATTAGTGCTTGAATATATGCCAAAGGGAAACCTTGAAAAATGGTTATATTCTCACAACTATTGCTTGAATCTGATGgaaagattgaatataatgattGATGTTGCATCTGCTTTGGAGTATCTTCACCATGGTTATTCAACACCCATTGTCCACAGCGACTTGAAGCCTAGTAATGTGTTGTTAGATGAAGACATGGTAGCTCATGTAAGCGATTTTGGCATAGCAAAGTTGTTATGTGATGGAGATAGCTTTGTGTTAACGAACACGCTAGCAACATTGGGTTACATCGCTCCAG AGTATGGTTCGGAAGGGCTAGTTTCGACAAGGTGTGATGTGTATAGCTACGGAGTGATGCTAATTGAAACTTTTACGAGAAAAAGGCCCAGTGATGATATGTTTTGCGGAGATATGAGTTTAAAGAGATGGGTAGAACTCTCACTTATGGAGATCGTGGATGAAGTGATGGATGCCAACTTAGTCATGaatttggaggaagaaatgaTTGGCAAGAATATGCAGTGCGTATCATCCATACTTGAATTGGCTTTGAAATGCTCTGCGGACTCTCCCGGGGATAGAATCAACATGAAACAAGCACATGCAGAGTTGCAGAAAATCAAACATCGATTTTCCCAATGA